DNA from Macadamia integrifolia cultivar HAES 741 chromosome 12, SCU_Mint_v3, whole genome shotgun sequence:
AAATCTAAAGAAAGAAttcccaagagagagagagagagataatattaataaaaaggGATTCTTGAACCCACCCATTGATTAAGACCCCCTCATTTTATAACCTTTCTTTATTCCGAATTTAAGTTTAAACTCCAAGTTTGAAGGCCTGTTTGACCATTAAGCCCTAATAAAGGAACTAAATCAGCTCCCTGCCCTCATCCTAAAAAAAACATTAACAACACCCAAATATCGGGCTCCTGTGATGGAAGCCAAACCAAGCatcaaatacaaaaataaaaaagtaaaaaacataatcaatgggagTCAGAGCCTTTAATACACTCAGGTGctaacaaaaaataatttccTCTTAAATAAACGACCCTATAAATAAATGATTAAACATATATAACCCATATGCTTAACTAAAAATACATTATAGGTTCTCCTTCCCCTCCGATTCATAAACAACACCTCACATGTGAATAGAGAATATATGAAGGCTTATGAGAGAGGGGAGCGTGGCATGTGACTAATAGACCCACCAACGTGAAGCCATGTGGACCAATTTCCTAGTCTGGGAATGAGAATCTAGGTCAAAAGAGTCCTTTAGAacattttagagagagagagagagagagagagagagagagagagagagagaacaagtaTTAGTGGGTCACAGCACTTATTCTGATCCAATTATAATAGAAGTCCCACATGAGAAGACTACAATGGGAAAcaaaatagtgatgatgatccATCCATCAAAGCTTCATATACATACTTTTAAGAACCTTAATGATAAACAAACCCATTTATATACTAATATTCTTGTCAAAATGAACCTTAGAAacttaaaagaagaaagaaaaaaaagatgaactTCTGCATACATCAACTTTAAAAGCATAAGAATCAACATTTCCACACTATCCATCCCATCTATCTGTCTATCTATTCTTCTTATACCACTAataagaaattcaataaaataaaataaacccaaatgaaaaaaaaaaaagcaacaccACATTTGGGGTAAACTTTGCCACTCCCCTACCACCCCCACTAACGTGTATAATACAAGACACAGACTCTATTGCTGTGGACCAACCCGGTTCTTCATCAGCCGGTTCTTCATTGGGTTAAGACTTGGTTTACTAGTGATGTTTGGGAGCAGGAGCAACCGTAGGAGGTGGCTTACACTGGTAACACTTAGCAAAGAGGCCAAATGTGTCGACTTGCTTGACAAAATTGGTCATGCTAGCCCAACCACCGAACCCAAATCCAACCACAAAGATCCACCCGACCACAAACGCATTTATCACATACATGGCTGTCCAACTtgggaggaagaaaggaggcTTCTCCGCAGCATTCTGCATCAAGGAAACAAGAATAATTCGAAGAATCACAAGTCTTGGGAGACCGACTGATATGCCCAAATCCATTGAAACTAAAAAATTAGGCAAAAAATGTGACAAATTTAAAAGAACTAAACTCTTTAGTCCTACATCAACTAGGCATTACATAAACCCTAAttggttttaacttttaaatacAAGAGAACCAGACCGGCGGCTACACAAGCCACTACCAATAATGGGCTGTGACTAGTAAGAGGTTTAGTCATTTAGAGACGGTATTCTCTGTCACTGATGTGGAAGTGGAAAAGAATGCAGCACAACACAATGGTTGCATATAACTAAGTGAGAAGGACATCCCACCACACTCTTATCACCTATAATATTTCCAGAGGTCCCAAGGGCTTTAAATGCATagcacacacactctctctctctcacgtgcTGCCCACGTCATCCTTTCAGCCAATGTGGTTGCCCCCAGATGGAGATGTTTCGGAATTGGGATGCCATTACTGGTGTAAGGGATACGCACTGATACGGATACCCACAATAATTACTTACCCCACCCaccacccctccccccaaaaaaaaaaaaaaaaaattatattgccACATCCCACAAAACCCATATCCCTACCCTATCCATAGGCCCTCTCTTGTGAAAGGACAAAAcaacccttaaaaaaaatctatttttggtCATCATATAACTGGGAGGACCCCAACACGCAGGCGACGGACGCGTTGAAGAGGTTCCTAATGCTATGTAATTATGTAAGTAATGTAATCCACCACCTAAATCAATAATGATACCAATCAATTAGCCAAAacctcccatctcccatctcccatctcccatctcccatttGACAATGGAAGACTTTCCTTTTCGTGCAGACGACAAACAAGCTTTCAGGATAACAATCTCTGGACCCCATTCATAGTCACGTATACTCCGGGCTTTACGTGGACCGGCCCCAAGTGAGGCAACGGCCAAGCCCGAATCAGAACCAAAACCCGGTTTAACTTTTTCCATCAAGGGTGTGGAGAATTGTTTAACTTTCCGTCTTTTTCTCTATAGGACCTTTTTTCAATTTAATCCTTAAACTAACCCCACCTTGACCATTCAATCCTTTTCACTATAGCCTGGCTGACCGTCATTATTTCCTTCTTGTCGTGGAGAGTAGTCAAACTTTTTACAGTTTTTTACTACTACTTTCCTGTCTAGAATTACCAAAAAGCCCAAACAGCCGTGAGGAATTGGGTACCTGTCGAGCAGAGGCTTTCCTGTAGGTAAGCATATGAGCAAGGGCAGGGATAATGTAGACGGTGAAGCTAACCAAGAGAGCACCAACAGCAGAGTTGATGGGTCCAAAGAATGGGAAGATAATGGCTAAGAACCAGATGGGTATCACCACAGGCAGCCTCGCCAATGCTCTCAGGCATATGCTCTTGGTATCGTGCATCCCTATCACCTTCTCCCACACAAAATACAATGGCGTACAAGCGAATCCAAATGTTATGAACTGCATCACATATAAACAAGACATGAGTaagaataatcatcaataattaaaaagaaaaagaaaaaaaaatattaacctGATGAATGAGCATCAAGATAACGGCGCCATCACGAAAACCATTCTTGGGAAGGAGGGAGAAGGCATTGGAGTGGTTGAGGAGCTGATCCCCGAAGGCCCAGTATACAGCGGCCGCCGATGGAAGTGTTAGAGTGAACACATACAGCGTTGCTATCAAGTAAATGTACTTGAACTTTTGTGGCTTCCACATTGCGTGCATTATTTCACTGAAATGCCATTGAGTTTCAGAAACAACTAAGTTAAATTAATTATCCCACATTAAAAGTGAGTAATCCCTTAAAAACTTATAGATGCTTAGAGAGATGGCTAACTTTTGAAGATGAGTTTTAACCGACTCCTTCACAAATAGTATCACGACCACcagattgaaagaaaaaaaaacagaaggggCAAAAAAAGGTTTAGTCTTCCCAATGATTATGTTTGGTTTCATTAGAAAATCCCAAAAACCCCCGAATGGCCAGCAAAAGCTGCAACCAGTTGGGGAGGGGTGTGATTATAACCtttgaaaatggagaaagaaggaACCCATTAACCCAATTACCCAAAAGATTACTCACACAGTGACAGCATGTCCACCGAAAGTGTATAGGATGTTGGTGGCGCCGGTGAAATACAGAACCAGTTTCGTCGGAGCCGTGTGTTGTACTCCATCAACCTGGCCGTGGACTAGAGCGGCGATGGTCAAGTACCAGGCAGTGTAGGTGGTCATCCCAAGTCCCAGGAAAGACCAAATACGGTAGTTGTGAAAAGAAGGTATGAACACCGTCGTTGCACAACAAGCTCCGAAGATGTACGTCCATGTCCTCTTATCCAATCGATCGTTTATGTAATATATGTTACTGTTTTCCCATCCACCAAAAACACAATCACGAGATTTGTAAGATTTGTTCAATCAGGTCaggataaaaagaagaagaagaagaagaagaagaagaagaagaaaacaaaatctaaaatctCTCTCACCTTGCGCAAGCTATGAGCTGTATAACAGATCCAAAAAGGAGAAATGTACAGTTGAAAGCCAGTCCAATTGCTTTCCAGTATGGACCCAACAACCCATCCAGTACTTCGAAccactgaaattgaaatttcacaCCAAAGTCACCATTAGAGGTCTGTGAAAGTTATCTCTGCAACCTAAGAAAGAATTTTGATCCTGAATGGTTACCTGAATAACATGGTTCTTGAAGCTCAcgttttccttctccttccggCTGCGGTACTCGATGTATAGAACGCTTATAAGGTAGGCAGTCCAGCTACCCATGATGCCATAGAAGAGCTGAAATAAGATACCAGAAAGCATACCCAGTTGAGAGAACGAGTAGGGTAGCGTGAGCAGAACCTGGGCTACCTGTGAGAGAGGGGGCAAGGTCGGATTGAGCttggagaagaaagaatgaagcaaattcaattaaaattcACTAGTTCACTATGCTCTcaggcatttttttttcctgggttTTTTACTTGATTGGAAGCGCAGCTGAACCAGGCATCATAAACAGAGCCACCGTGCCAGAGAATGCTCTTCATACTGAACTTGGACTGAACTTCTGCCTCTTCCTCCTTCCCATCAGGCTCTGTTGTTTCGCTGTAGTTAGTCACTATGGCTTCTTCCGCTTGCTTCTGAGGCAACattattttgtgattttatttaATGGAGGCCCTTTTGAGTCCTAGATCTGTAACAGAAACTGGAGAGTTAATGAGACAAAAAATACCAAGATCCAagacagaggaagaggaagaattcttgTACAGAAACAACAAAAGGGGAGAAAAGAAGTAAAAACAGAGGGAAAACCCAAATGAAATTTTGAAGAACCTTGAAAAGCTTAGTTCAAAGAAAGGGCAAAGAGTAAGAAAACGATTGTAACGATGGCTCTAAACGAACCagacgaagaggaagaaacCAATTACTTCAGTTACCTTATTTGAGAAGTCCCTTTCTAGTGAGGGATTCAGAAAGCGATGAACACACTAGAGTCTGGACAAATGTTTGTATACAAGGAAATCCGtttcttttttagtttccaCCTTTATTGAATGGGAGAAAGAGACGAGTCTAATccgttttcttcttttttgaagGTGGGAAGAAAAGCGAAGAGTGCGCCGCTAGTAATGGAATCGCGTTACAAACTGCAGAGGAGGTTTAAGAATTGCTGCTTCAAAGTGTCCACAGAGGTTTTAATGCGCTAATATTATTGCAAAGAAGGGGACAGACAAGACGAATCGACCTTATCTGTCAAAGCCTCAATTGACTAGAACTCGGCTCCAGACGCTCAACTAAAtgcacttttctctctctttctctctgcaaaAACGGCTGAGAGTTGTCAAATCGAAAAGTCAGGACGGTTTGAAGAAGGGTTTGCAGAAAGAATGAGTAAATTACTGAGAGTAATGACTAGTGAGACTGAGAGCGAGAAGCAGACGAAGAAccgaagaagagaaaaaaaaggctttTTGCTTCTCGAAAGAGAAGTGTAATATTAAACTGGAGATAAAGCTGAGGGTGGACGGGAGTGAGGGTTGGTTGAGGTAAGGAAGACGAAGGCCAATTATCGTTTTGATTCGATTCTGAGTCGTTTTAAGGGAAGGGAAGGTAGAGAGAATCGAGATCTGGAGAAAAAGACGTCGTCCCGATCAGTAAACTGTAAAGAGACCGAGAAAACCAAAGCTTGCTTTTATAAGCCTAAAAACTGTTCCAAACGGCTACAAGTCTACAacataattaaaattgaaaaaaaaaatcccattataACATTTGGAAAAGTAAGGATAGAGAGTctaaccatggtttcaagtaggggtgtcaatttcaagtcCGCACTGATAGGCCCAATAGAGTCCAATATGTTTATGGCCTGATTTGGGTCGgtccgattaataaacgtgttgaACCTAGGCTTagcccatttataaatagatagtacacattgcaatgggtaagcccaatgTGCCTCTTGATCGGCTTGGTTCGTTTATAAGCTCGACTTGGACCAACATGTTTAGCCCGACCGtttatatatgtattttgattttattgggATAGAATATGGtacatattgatatttttatcaattattgattgtAAGTAATATATTTCCAAAATTGCGGATGATTTaacaaaacaaattaaagtatcttaaaatcCAAGAGAAGTAAAGACCGTTTCAAGGTCTGTTTAAagttttattggtacattaccccaTTTAAGGCTCGATTATAGCTCGAAATCCAATCGAGCCCAGCACGAGACCGATCGAGACTGACTCattctttaaataggtaggtcatggtccaaGGACATAGGCCCGTTAGGCCCGGCTAGGCCCGGCCGAGACCAGCCCggccgattgacacccctagtttcaaCTATCTATATCATATCTGCTGTATCGGCCATATATATGATAGTTGACCCAAAAACTATTCCAAATGGCTACAACAtaactaaaattgaaaaaagaaaaaaaaaaagaaaaaagaaaaaaaaaaagaagcttctcattataaaatttggaaaaatacaaAGAGAGGCCTAAtaatggttttaagtatcaatCGTATTGGTTGTATTAGCTATATACCCAATAGTTGACCGATCTGGACCGATAACCCTATATTGTTTCTATAAAAAATAGAAGGCTTGAGTGAAATTCTTGGTGATTTCTCATTCATTGTACATGGGGTTATATACATGACATTACAACCAAAAGATCCCTTTAATAGAGGGATAGAGATACAAAACTTAGGAAATATAGTTATTTGTACATAATAAGGAAACTAAGGAAATAGGAAAGAGAGATTGTCCTGATCTAAAGTAGGTAGGAGATCAAGGTATTCTCTCAATCTTCTCAAATTGGTAAGAGATCAAGGTAGGAGAGATATTGTCTCAATCTCAAATTGGGAGGCAAGTGGAGTCAGCCAAGACTCCTCCCAATAAGCCCGCGTAATAGTTTCAGGAgtaaacagtaaaaaaacgtactttttttaaagtaaaaggaCAAAATTAACTGATACACACTGACCTAATCCAATCTGGATTAGTATCATAATGGTATCAATACCTAAATCTATGGGCCTAACCATTCAAATCTATCCTtctgctcttcactgttttctcttttatcttttttgttaGAGAGAGACACCTCACAATGTGATTGACCGACTTGTTTAAGTAATCGTTCCTCATAGGCTAAGCATGGtctcatttataaatggtcggtcaaATATTGGTCTTTAATTGGGTTACCAAGAATCGAATTAAATAGTCTTAGAGGGGCTAATGGTATTTGGCTCCACTATGGCGCAACACAATGTCCGACGACCATCCAACGCTTAGAAATGCCTTGGGCTACGTGTGAACCTTGGGCTCCATGCCAAAGCGTTTCTAGCCGTTGGATGAGCGTTGGATACTgtgttgcgccacagaggagcTCAATCCAGGGCTAATGACACATTTATCTCTAACAAGATTTAAATGTGTCGAGTTGAGTCACCAAGAAGTGAACAATCGAATGTTAGTTGGACGAGGCTTAAGTACGACACGTCTAATAAACAAATTGTGCCAATTCGAGTTTTCCCAATTGGGGCTAGAATTAATGCTGCTACACACACTCTTATCTCTTATGAAACTttaattttccaattaactctggTTCCTCTTAAAAAGATGAAGGACCACGTTTCCCTGCACCATGAGGATCCAGGCCACTCGAAGGAGGGTTGGAGGCGTGGTTTTCGACCCTTTGATCCACATGGTGAATTCATTGCATAATGAAGGAAAACTGTCTAAAAAATGAATGTTTCATATCCTATTGAGTAACTAGTGGATTCATCCATGGTTTTGGAGCATGGTATCAGAACGGGTACCGATCATCCCCAAAATCGTTCCGATATCAAATTTTTCATATCAAACAGAAATACCCCTGCTttacattaaataaaatgtTTTGACTTTTTTAACTCTGGTCCATACCAATCAACTGATATAGTATCAGTCAGGTGTCGGGATCAAATACTTACCAATATAGCGATCCAATGTTGGTACATAGAACATGGGTTCATCACTCCTATATGTTACCAaatgagagagagggaaagagagtgagaaagaAAAGATGGAGTGGACCGAGGTGTCTGTTGAGCATTTTTTTATATGCAAATCAGTCCAACTATTTACATCATTTAATTCTCAGAACAAGGTTACTTTAtgtattttctcttgttttcaaaATTCATGCCAAAAGTGGACCAAATGGAGTATAATTTTCAAATTCGACCCAAGGAACCAAACTCTAGCTAGCCTGGCTAAGCCTAGAAGACTCCCTCTTGGCAAAATCTGCAGAATAAATTTCAAGGATTTCCTATGTGGTGACGATTTCTACAAGGAAGAATTAGGCTGagtcaaccttctattttggtttttaaccaCATGTTGGGATGAATATTTAGTAGTTTCATATTCATGACCTTCTATATTGGATAATATTCTAAAAGATCTTCTTCtatcttctattttgggattaagAGAAATATTGTAAAGGAAATTGGGATTATCAAATTTTGGATAGTTTTTATTATAAATGTTGACttttatttgctttctatttttttttcttttcattctttacGTAGCTGAACTCTATAAATAGATGAACTCTCCTCTCTCTGAAAACACTAAGGGCctatttgataatgtttcaagaaacggaacaaaaagcgtttgataaaactgttttgctttacttgttttcagaaatagaaattgaaatttctacctatttatggctcaagaaacgacccaggtgaaacaagttctttcgtttctgaaaacgactcgtggccagtctttcgctggttactatcgacttccagaaacatgacttatcaaacaccttcaattctgtttctgtttctagaaacaaaaatttatgtttctattgtttcttagaatagaaacagaagaaacgttatcaaatgggccccaagcttcctctcccctctcttttttctttcacttcattagtttagctttgaataatttatttttacaagttgtaattttactttaagTTAATAGAAAGATttaataattttcattttattcaaattgtaatatcCATAAAAGTTATTGAAAGCAAGGAAGATTTGGAGATTTTTCTTCTCAAGCCTCTGCGTTTCTTCATTAGGGAAGTTCttgtcttattttattttattttttttagtttaatcTTTTCTTCATCAATCCATTgtccttttaatttttctaaggCCAACTAAACCCTTCAACTCTGGGTAGGATGAAGCTATGAGAGAAGGAATGATTGATGGTCGCCATGCTTATGTGTTTGATTGTATGTGCATAGCTTAGGACATACATTAGTTGCCTTTGCATTGTGCATGTCATCTTCAAGAGACCATATGCATATTTGTCGATGTATCTATTGCATCTCCTATCTATattcataaattttatttttgtggttCGTGTCTTATTGATTGAATTACTCATGGAAAATATTTGCTTTGATTGGTCATATCTCCTATTGACCTAATCATGATACATGTATGTTTGGTTGTTTTGACCGTGAATTTGACATAATCTCAAGGTGAGTTCCTATCCCCGAAAGCTCTTTTTGCCAATAATTTTTAGTCAtcattcttttttggtaaagaattgCTATTAAGGTTAATTCTTAAATTCTGCGTTTGATCATCATTGTCATATTTATTTTGcaatttttgtaatttcttagGTCCCTAGATTAGGTGAATTCCATATTGTTAGTTTTAATTTCATTGCATGTGAGTTACCTTAGTAATTATTTTTGCAATGTTAAGTACACTTTGCCTAGATTAAGATTGAATtttaatcaaggtcaacctccTCGTGTTCGACACACATCTACACGTGACTAGtgcgcttgcggttatatttattattttcttttctattaagAAATAGTATCCAACGTGGGCCGCTAACTCACAAGGCTAGAGGCGTAGAAAGGAggcccatttatgattttaatccATCATTTTTTGCCTTTACTTTACATGTAAGGACGATGCAACTTGTTTATCCTATCTGACTTTAAGTCGAGCAGCATCACGCTTCCACTCCCTCCAGCTAAATTGATTATTACTTTCCTTATTATCCAATGGCCCCATGGCCGAACGCCAATGTGGGCACTGATTAGTCAGCAGTGGGATCTAATCACAATCCTCTCTCTCCATAGTCCTTTCTTCTCCCTTGTTCGAATATTTTTATGGGAGAAAAAAGAACATGTCTGTTGGCGTAGGAAACCCCCCATTGAGTCGGGCATGAAAACACCATGCTATCCCTTCCCATAATGAGTTAAAGATGCTCTCATATGTTGTTCTATTGATCCACGAGATTTGTATTTCCTACGCCAAAGCAGCTGGGTTCTTATATCCTTTTTATAAGAAGAATGCTACTTAGTCGCATGGCCCTTATACTAGCATGGGGGC
Protein-coding regions in this window:
- the LOC122058252 gene encoding auxin transporter-like protein 2; amino-acid sequence: MLPQKQAEEAIVTNYSETTEPDGKEEEAEVQSKFSMKSILWHGGSVYDAWFSCASNQVAQVLLTLPYSFSQLGMLSGILFQLFYGIMGSWTAYLISVLYIEYRSRKEKENVSFKNHVIQWFEVLDGLLGPYWKAIGLAFNCTFLLFGSVIQLIACASNIYYINDRLDKRTWTYIFGACCATTVFIPSFHNYRIWSFLGLGMTTYTAWYLTIAALVHGQVDGVQHTAPTKLVLYFTGATNILYTFGGHAVTVEIMHAMWKPQKFKYIYLIATLYVFTLTLPSAAAVYWAFGDQLLNHSNAFSLLPKNGFRDGAVILMLIHQFITFGFACTPLYFVWEKVIGMHDTKSICLRALARLPVVIPIWFLAIIFPFFGPINSAVGALLVSFTVYIIPALAHMLTYRKASARQNAAEKPPFFLPSWTAMYVINAFVVGWIFVVGFGFGGWASMTNFVKQVDTFGLFAKCYQCKPPPTVAPAPKHH